One Paraburkholderia dioscoreae DNA segment encodes these proteins:
- a CDS encoding DUF2889 domain-containing protein — translation MPLSPPVSRQLRHRRAIRAEAYERADGLWDVEACLTDEKPRDVVLASGVRPNGQPIHELWLRITIDRKLNVVDAEASSDWVPYPGLCQVSNPAYRALIGLNLRQNFRREAARLLGGTVGCTHLTELCAILPTAAIQAFAGEVWNTGDSAPGAKAGSGDESSNSTGEHSNDKPPFQLGRCHALRFDGEAVQQFYPRWYGHAPRSAERVASSGDGAVRQTAEGGDTSGMNDGSGNEVQSNSQTEGNHA, via the coding sequence ATGCCGCTCTCCCCGCCAGTGTCCCGTCAGTTGCGCCATCGTCGCGCAATCAGAGCGGAAGCCTATGAGCGAGCCGATGGCCTGTGGGACGTGGAAGCGTGCTTGACCGACGAAAAACCGCGCGACGTGGTGCTGGCGTCGGGCGTCCGGCCCAATGGTCAGCCGATCCATGAACTCTGGCTTCGCATCACCATCGATCGCAAGCTCAATGTCGTCGACGCCGAGGCGTCGTCCGACTGGGTGCCCTATCCTGGCTTGTGCCAAGTCAGCAATCCCGCCTATCGTGCCCTCATCGGGCTCAATCTCCGTCAAAACTTCCGTCGTGAAGCTGCCCGTTTGCTGGGCGGCACGGTGGGTTGCACGCATCTCACCGAGCTGTGCGCCATCCTGCCGACCGCCGCGATTCAGGCATTCGCCGGCGAAGTGTGGAATACCGGTGACAGCGCGCCGGGCGCGAAAGCGGGTTCAGGAGACGAATCGTCTAACAGCACAGGTGAGCATTCCAACGATAAACCGCCATTCCAGCTGGGACGCTGCCACGCGCTGCGTTTCGACGGCGAGGCGGTGCAGCAGTTTTATCCGCGCTGGTATGGTCACGCACCGCGTTCAGCGGAACGCGTGGCATCGTCGGGCGACGGAGCAGTTCGCCAGACAGCCGAAGGCGGCGACACGTCCGGCATGAACGACGGCAGCGGAAACGAAGTTCAATCCAACTCTCAGACTGAAGGGAATCACGCATGA